One segment of Nostoc flagelliforme CCNUN1 DNA contains the following:
- a CDS encoding beta/gamma crystallin-related protein → MLNTKQNFNQLDATLAVKELDNEVAATCSGGAAFLYQDDGFTGRRLRFNEGSDDLGVYGFNDETSSIAITGNRSWVFYPDINNQGRPVTLPPGEYNLSQLRGRRIQNDTISSLRRIDIPASRRII, encoded by the coding sequence ATGTTAAATACCAAACAAAACTTCAATCAACTTGATGCAACTCTTGCGGTTAAGGAACTTGACAATGAGGTTGCTGCTACCTGTAGCGGAGGTGCTGCATTTTTATACCAAGATGATGGATTTACAGGGCGAAGGCTTAGGTTTAATGAAGGTAGTGATGATCTCGGCGTTTACGGTTTCAACGACGAAACCTCATCTATTGCTATTACAGGGAACAGATCATGGGTATTTTATCCAGACATAAACAACCAAGGTCGTCCTGTAACGCTTCCACCTGGAGAATACAATTTATCCCAGTTACGAGGAAGAAGGATTCAAAACGATACAATTAGCTCTCTCAGACGCATCGATATTCCTGCGTCCAGAAGGATCATTTAG